One region of Oryza glaberrima chromosome 7, OglaRS2, whole genome shotgun sequence genomic DNA includes:
- the LOC127779710 gene encoding probable E3 ubiquitin-protein ligase XBOS34 has protein sequence MGLQQSKEELVYQQVNYGNADGIRALRAQGAGLEWIDKEGKTPLMVASMRPDLINVVQVLIELGANVNAYRPGSYCGTALHHAAKKGLEQTVHLLLSHGANPFITNDDCHTALDLAREKGHVNVVRAIEGRISLFCGWMRENYGPGFLEAFAPQFLTRKIWAVILPREARNQTRPLKLELTIYPELQASKPQAVIKLWKCQLEEPKFNQANPSVTIFDKGTRTRYKLLPVCEGDRQQLQWFYSACCGIPQVASMVPAQPANAPLPNPSSASSLPSVISTPSKEDAELAMAINASIQSAIAEGVPDVQPITTTTATNDWGNPPSNSLNGWGPPDTSAPSKTSGQVPVVTSSSSTYNGWDVPGTSSGQSSSKHNKSQNSTFVVPQEALPSLPVPTAPPLAVGTFYDGPIQYPSIDSTPVDVTMPSADGGTAVSSAKPAENEGDAKPAESDANASNSGNTPPGTCVICLDAPVEGACIPCGHMAGCMSCLKDIESKKWGCPICRAKINQIIRLYAV, from the exons ATGGGGCTGCAGCAATCCAAGGAGGAGCTGGTGTATCAGCAGGTCAACTACGGCAACGCCGATGGGATTCGGGCGCTCCGGGCGCAGGGCGCAGGTCTTGAG TGGATCGACAAGGAAGGGAAGACGCCCCTGATGGTCGCGAGCATGCGGCCTGATCTGATCAATGTGGTTCAGGTGCTGATTGAATTGGGTGCAAATGTGAACGCCTACCGTCCTG GGTCATATTGTGGGACTGCATTGCACCATGCTGCCAAGAAAGGTCTTGAGCAGACTGTCCATTTGCTTCTATCTCATGGAG CTAATCCGTTTATAACAAATGATGATTGCCACACGGCACTTGATTTGGCTAGAGAAAAGGGTCATGTGAATGTCGTACGAGCCATAGAg GGACGTATTTCTCTTTTTTGTGGATGGATGAGGGAGAACTATGGTCCTGGATTTTTGGAAGCATTTGCTCCACAATTCCTGACTAGGAAAAT TTGGGCGGTGATTTTACCCCGTGAAGCACGAAATCAAACTCGGCCACTCAAGCTTGAGCTGACGATATACCCTGAATTGCAG GCTTCTAAACCACAAGCTGTAATTAAACTTTGGAAATGTCAACTTGAGGAACCAAAGTTTAATCAGGCCAATCCTTCTGTGACAATTTTCGACAAGGGAACAA GAACTCGATACAAGCTTCTACCGGTGTGTGAAGGTGACAGACAGCAGCTTCAATGGTTTTATAGTGCATGTTGTGGCATTCCACAG GTTGCCAGCATGGTTCCTGCTCAACCAGCGAATGCCCCACTGCCAAATCCATCATCAGCATCATCATTACCTTCAGTGATATCCACACCCAGCAAGGAGGATGCTGAGTTAGCAATGGCCATCAATGCCTCCATCCAGTCAGCTATAGCCGAGGGAGTGCCCGATGTTCAGCCAATAACAACGACTACTGCGACCAATGATTGGGGAAACCCTCCAAGCAACTCCCTCAATGGATGGGGCCCACCAGATACTTCTGCGCCTTCAAAGACAAGTGGCCAAGTACCAGTTGTTACATCAAGCAGTAGCACATACAATGGGTGGGACGTGCCTGGAACAAGCTCTGGCCAAAGTTCGTCCAAACACAACAAAAGCCAGAACAGCACTTTCGTGGTTCCGCAGGAGGCGCTTCCATCTCTTCCAGTCCCAACTGCACCTCCACTTGCTGTGGGAACCTTCTACGATGGTCCTATTCAGTATCCGTCAATAGATTCCACGCCAGTCGACGTAACCATGCCTTCTGCTGACGGTGGTACAGCGGTAAGCTCTGCAAAACCTGCAGAGAACGAAGGTGATGCAAAACCTGCAGAAAGTGATGCTAATGCAAGCAACAGCGGTAACACTCCACCGGGAACCTGTGTTATTTGTTTGGATGCTCCTGTGGAAGGTGCCTGCATTCCGTGTGGTCACATGGCTGGTTGCATGTCCTGCTTGAAGGATATAGAATCAAAGAAATGGGGATGCCCCATTTGTCGAGCCAAGATTAACCAGATTATCCGCCTCTATGCAGTTTGA